In Brassica rapa cultivar Chiifu-401-42 chromosome A06, CAAS_Brap_v3.01, whole genome shotgun sequence, a single window of DNA contains:
- the LOC103854424 gene encoding uncharacterized protein LOC103854424, whose protein sequence is MWAESQTSDSPNTGSSHIVDHLITCDTNRCYIDGAWRAQDSCIGQGWVYKEGGSTDTMMGAMSIRKSLSPLHAECEALIWAMECMNTLRISEGVFATDCSQLVKMVSTPTEWPAFTTHMEEFLQCKEFFHPFTIQHIPRAQNTMADKLARGARNQPAAMVYVDSILPEWLGSGICLVLFSLLL, encoded by the coding sequence ATGTGGGCCGAATCACAGACCAGTGATTCTCCAAATACGGGATCGTCACATATTGTGGATCACCTCATTACATGTGATACAAATAGATGTTATATAGATGGAGCATGGAGGGCACAAGACTCGTGCATAGGACAAGGATGGGTTTATAAAGAAGGTGGATCAACTGATACTATGATGGGTGCCATGTCTATTCGCAAAAGTCTATCACCTTTACATGCTGAATGTGAAGCTTTGATATGGGCGATGGAGTGCATGAATACCCTACGAATCTCAGAAGGGGTGTTTGCAACTGACTGCtctcaactggtgaagatggtgtctacACCAACAGAATGGCCGGCATTCACTACACACATGGAGGAGTTTCTGCAATGTAAGGAATTTTTTCATCCCTTTACTATTCAGCATATTCCGAGGGCACAAAACACAATGGCAGACAAGCTAGCACGAGGTGCTAGAAATCAGCCTGctgctatggtttatgttgattCGATTCTTCCGGAGTGGCTTGGATCAGGAATCTGCTTAGTTCTTTTTAgccttttgttgtaa